In Stigmatopora nigra isolate UIUO_SnigA chromosome 11, RoL_Snig_1.1, whole genome shotgun sequence, the following proteins share a genomic window:
- the gpm6bb gene encoding glycoprotein M6Bb isoform X2, producing the protein MGCFECCIKCLGGVPYASLVATILCFSGVALFCGCGHVALTGTLGILENHFSKVASDHAMLTDVIQLMQYAIYGIASFFFLYGIILLAEGFYTTSAVKELHSEFKTTICGRCISGMFVFLTYILGVAWLGVFGFSAVPVFLFYNMWSTCATLKSPVSNLTDIDSICVDVRQYGIIPWSATPGKACGSTLGDICNTSEFYLSYHLYIVACAGAGATVIALLIYMMATTYNFAVLKFKSREDCCTKF; encoded by the exons GTTGCTTCGAGTGCTGCATCAAATGTTTAGGCGGCGTGCCGTACGCGTCTCTAGTGGCGACCATCTTGTGCTTCTCCGGCGTGGCCCTCTTCTGCGGTTGCGGTCACGTGGCGCTCACCGGCACCCTCGGCATCCTGGAAAATCACTTCTCCAAGGTCGCCAGCGATCACGCCATGCTCACTGATGT AATCCAGTTAATGCAGTACGCCATCTACGGCATCGCTTCATTCTTCTTCCTCTACGGAATCATTTTGCTAGCGGAGGGATTTTATACAACCAGTGCCGTCAAAGAGCTTCACAGCGAGTTCAAGACCACTATCTGCGGACGATGCATCAGCGGAATG TTTGTTTTCCTGACCTACATCCTGGGAGTGGCCTGGCTGGGCGTCTTTGGCTTCTCAGCAGTTCCCGTCTTCCTCTTTTACAACATGTGGTCCACCTGCGCCACCTTGAAGTCACCCGTGTCCAACCTTACAGACATCGACTCCATTTGTGTGGACGTTCGTCAATACG gaatcaTCCCGTGGAGCGCTACACCAGGGAAGGCTTGTGGTTCCACCCTGGGTGACATCTGCAACACCAGCGAG ttctACCTGTCATATCATTTGTACATTGTGGCCTGTGCCGGAGCTGGAGCTACTGTGATCGCTCTG CTGATCTACATGATGGCTACCACTTATAACTTTGCCGTTTTGAAGTTTAAGAGTCGAGAAGACTGCTGCACTAAGTTTTAA